The following nucleotide sequence is from Anas acuta chromosome 11, bAnaAcu1.1, whole genome shotgun sequence.
aaataaaagtatttaacaTGTGCTACATACCACTGCACAGTCATTGCTATCCTCGTCAACTGAGCAGCGCACACAAATTTAACTGTACAAGCtttcattttatcttccttttccctcctcttctaTAATTACTTAAATTATTGAAATGATTTCTATTTCTAGTCTCATGTTTAGTCTGTGAAATGTCAGTATAAAATTATGGCCTTAATCATGTAAAGTATTTGTTTTGAGCAGACCTCAAACTTACTGACCAAGTACAAAACAGTATAAAGCACTATGGAGCAGTTTCTTGAAGGTGGTTGTAGCAAAGGTATACAAAtacctattatttttttttctgtcttaagtGCTTAAATGTCACTTGGTTTGAGATTTTGGTATGCCTAGCAAGATGACATAGTAAAGCACTATGAGCCAAAGAGACAgaagtcaaatattttaaataccacAGTAGTAAAAGGAGTATAtcttcagagggaaaaaacagtTCCAACTTTCTCTAGTAAAGTATACAAAATTTATTCCCAGCCTTAGCCAAATAACAAAActgatctttttcattttctgttatcatATGGaagataaatggaaaatgtaaaattgGCAATTTCCCTCTTTGTAAGATAAAAATTGGAATTCTCGCAGTAGGTACAAGATTACGTGCTCTTGTCTGAAGAgcttgtgtgtgtgagagaagGAAATATGTGCCTAGTGCTTCACTATGTCTTACTGCTCATTGAAATATAGTGGCACTGCAGgctgaaataaatttttcatCAAGAGTTGATCCGGTAATAATAACATTGTGGCACAACATTTGCATTTATGCTCGGATTGGTGCTCTGAGTTAATGCCTGGTAAAGGGACTGTAGGACAACTCATAGCAAAGGTTTACTTCAGGCTGTGCTTAAAAAATGTGAttgtttaatgaaaataagCTATGTAGTATACGCCAAAGTAAGAGAAAGGGATTGTAACTTACCGAAGACATACAGAAGCATTGGTGCAAACGAAGTTTACCACGAATGGTCAACCTAAATGTATTAACTGTTTCTGGTATCTGACCTGTGACACATTCGCATAAATTTAAAACACTGGTGTCGTCTAATCCGTGGTTTTCAAGTTCTGGCTTTGATATGTTCAGGTCCCCTTGTCTTACTTTAAGTAGGTAAATGCTGTATATTAATGTTGCTAACTAAAATGTACTATAGCttttcttcagggaaaactCAGAAATTGAGTTGCAAATTAGAGCAATGCAAAGTGATCCCCTCCAACAGATTCCAGCTGcgcctggggagggaggagcggGCTCGCAGCTCTGCTGAGAGCTGAGCATCACAAGGAATTTCTGCCACTGTGCTTGACTAACCCGTGTTTGCAactttgctgtgctttttgcaGGAGAAACCAGTAATGAAAGAGCCACATCAAGTCAGAGTAGATCTACAGCATAGGCGTGCAAactttttttatgtatttaaagtTTCCAGTTCAATTACTGAAAATGACTACTATGGTTTTACAAAGTAAAACTGCAGTATCTTTAAAAAAGGGACTCTTTTGTAGGTGTTTCTGTCTTTGCGTGGGTATCTGTCTCAAACTGAATGTTGGGTTCGTTTGTAAGTAAATTCAGAGTAGAGCCTGTGTGAGCAAAACCAACGAGCTGTATTCTGCTGCCCTCTGTTTGGACCATATTGTTTAATCAGTAGTGTTACCGTAAACTTCTAAGGGTATCTGATGTAATTACATTGTATAATGGTTTACAATAAAGTTTGACTTATTACAGATTTGTACACTTGTTTTATGCTCCTTCTGTTTAAAAGTGAGCGTGTTTGAATGTTTATAATGTGCTGTTGCAGGCATCTGGTTTTGCTAGCAGAGTTTAACCTTGGGACTGCAGATTCAATTTTTTGCACTCCCATGTCAGTATTAATTTCCGTATATTCTTGTCCTTTAGTAATTAAGTCCTGTTTCTTAGGAAGGACTGTTATTCTTAGAAAGCAAGTTTTGTTTACAACTGTAAGAACGATTGCAAGCTCAGATCTGTTCCCTGAGGAGTGTTTTTGCCCTCGATGTGTGCATACACATGGAGAATAACCATCTGTATTTGCAGTAAGAAACCCTAGATGTGCACCCTGAGAACTGCTGAGGTTGCAGAACATAGACCCGAAGCCCTCTGGAATGTAGGACTTTGTTAAGATGCTGTACCATACAGCTGATAATcagcctgctttctgcttttgaagCAAAGCCAGACCTTTTGGTCATTGGCCACAAATGTGTGTGAACTTGAAAATGTCTGAATTAACCTCCAGTATCCTGCCCCTTGGCAGGGTCTTAGCGTAATGCAATAACTTGTTACCCTGTCTTATCATCTCTCCCCCTTCTGATGTGTTTGCAGCAGGTAGTAGAAATGAAGGAAGGTGCCTGAGGGTCCTGTTgagaagctggtgaagggctgCGTGTCACAGCACTCACGTAGTCTCTCCTTGTGAGACAGacgggctgtgtggggctgtcTGGTTGTAGGACCGAGTAGCCTCTCTGTACCCCATCTCCAGAGGGCAGCATACTGGAGATGAGCAACGTCACCCTGCTGACTTCCATCACCACTACTTcacaaagcaaaatgagaagGGGAGAAGTAGCGCTGTCTGAAGAAGACATGACGCCTACATGCTGTGTAGTGCAGAGTTGTCTCTGCCTACCAAAGCGTGCTGCAGCAAACACTTGCACTTCTCTGATATATCCAACAAAATGAGCATAGCCCAAGCTTGCTTCCCATCCCGCCCTGTTTTGGAGGCTATAAAGATGCTGTTTTACTCTTCAGGTGTCTTGTTTCCTAGCTGAAGTGTCTAGCATCTATTACCCAAGGTGCTGAAGGAATAGGAGGGCCATCAAGAAGGAGAAATGCCTTGCTGTGAAGCTGTGACATGAACCATAAAGGTAGGTCACGCCTTCATGCCAAAATAGAGCAGAAATCCTGTTATCAGTGGGCTTCTGCTGGTTTCACCACTTCTATCTGGGCAGAAGCAGATTGGTTTGTTTGGCTGGGCATGGCCTGCACAGTATCAATTCACAACTGCCTCGGTTATTCCTCTCTTCTGTTTGTGCGTTACCTTCGTTCCTTATCACTTACTACACACAGGCAGccctatccccatccccaccgcCTCCCTAAAGAGAAGTCAAAGAATAATCTTCACCCTATTGAGCTTGGCAGTCCGCTGAGTAAGCAGGTTCCTGGAGAAGTCACATCTGCTGTAAGATCCCTGTCTTGTGGAAATCGCAGTGTTCAGATGTGTACGACACCTTAGCAAAAATTCAGGATATGCTGCCTCCCTCTCCAGCTGCCTCAGCGCCAATCCCCATGGAAGAAATGTTTTCCCTAAAGCTGATggtttttctttccactctGGTAGTCTTACAAAAGGTACTGGCATTTCACAGAAACTTTTCCTCTATTTTACTAAGCTGTGGGTTTAAAGTAGAAATTCAACATTAGGAATGTTTAAGTACATAGCATCCGAAATGCTGCTTAACCTACAAATAATTACTCCACAGTCACATAAAAGAAGGCATCATCTCGGGCCTGGAGAGAGTTCATTTACAGGTAAGATGAACCCACAGATCTGGGGGATAGTTCACAACTGACAGATCGTGGTCTTGACTGTAGTTTGCCAATGCTGTGACATTGATGCAatgttttcataatgaaaaaaatgccagtTTTATTTACTTCCCATGTCTCTCTCTGTAGCCTAAACAAATCACAGGCAGAGCCTGAGAAAAGTCTGGGGAAGATTTTTGTCGCTACAGCAGTCGCCGTTCCTGATAAAAGATGTCAGGAGTTATGCCAAGTCCACCTTTCCCATGCTAAAGTATCTGGCTGGAGTCTTGGTGCTTTCTAAGTGTCAAGCATAGTCACAgaagcttattattattattattattattgctagtagtagtagtattagCATTAGGCATGATGCAAAGAATTAACGTTATGTATATAAAAGGGGGGAAACAGCTCCCCACCAAACCCTCTCCTGGTAATAAAAATTACAACCCATGCATAagactttctttttctatttaattaaaaattagctTGGGAACAAATCTTAAAAGTTTTGGAGAAGGTTTTATTACTGTCAGCACATACAGCGGGGAAAACTGAATTTATTCGTGTGTGAATAATCCACTGCTATATGTACGACAGATGAACTGGTTAAACTTACTAATCCTGCTGTAAACAGAAAGTGATTTTACTCTCTGAAGTGTGTAAGAGCCAGCTGGCATCAGAGTGAGCTCAGGAATAGGATTGTGAGGGTAAAACCATATCCTATCTCATAAACTCCAAAACACAACACTGGTTCCTGTGCAAAAGAGAATTAGGGCACAGCAGTGTAATGCTTTTGATGTTAGGTTTATATAAACTTTACAGAAAGCGTATTTTCTTATGCTGGGAATGAGCaaacaagactttttttctttttttttttttcctatcaagAGAATTCAGAGTCGATTTTGTGTCTGTAACAAACTTTCGCCTTTTAAAGTTATAAGTAGAGCCCCAGCGGACTCCCCTGGAAGTTGTTTTTGCTGTGGATTGGGCTTCCCTGCAGTCTCGCTGCCACAGCTGTCTGCTCTCGTCACTCCTGAACTTCATCTGTCCCCAGGCACACAGCGCGGCAAATCCTGCCAGCCCTAGTCATCGCTAAGAATAAACTTTTCAACAACAGCCTGTGTCAACCTGAATCATCCTGGGATCTGGTTTGGGAAAGTGACCCAGCTAATGACCTCACGTTAGATGCTCTATATaagctgagaggaaaaaaacaggcacACGCACAGTGCGCAGGCTGGATTTAATCAAAGCCGGGAAACTACCTTGGAAAGGATTTCGGGCTAGTGAGCGCTGCAGTTATGTCACAGGTATGGGGGCATTGTGCTGGGCTGGCTCTCATCCAAGCAGGTTACCTGACAAATCTGTACTTGTTTTAGATGGTTTGCTTGAAATATCTTTTTAGCAAGTTATTCTTGTTAAGCAGTGAATTATCTCATCTGCTTGGATTGTTCGATTatgttgaaatatttaaaaccacTTTATAGTTTAACAACTAAGGTTTTAAGAGCAATTATTATAtggagaaggaaagcagctgctCTCTACATGGttaattcagtttttatttttatttatttatttattaccctaagtacttttatttctgtaggaagggaaaaagcattTCCACTGCTCCGTTTGGGGCTGTTTTCCTgaaagttttctgcttttccaacaCATTGTCTCAGccaattatttgaaattttgaTAGTAGTTTGAAAGGATGTGTCTAGATTGAATGTGCTGCTATGTAAAACAAAGTTTGATTTATTAACgtgcaagaaaagaaagtgtGACTGAAAACTGTAGCTGTTGTACACCACTTGAGATGGAAATGTTGCACTACACATTTTTGCGTTCATCTTTTAGTTCaatcagtttttatttactgtgttccccaatatttcatgtttcaaaGTGATCTTAAAATTAGCTcagaaatgttgattttttcaCATAAGTGCTATGTTTTCACCCAAAGCTACGTGCACCTGTCAGAGTTCCCCCCATAGCAAAGGTTTTATGTGAGATGGAGAATGTGGGAAGGGCAATGGAGCATAATCCTTCAGCCACACAGAGTAGTATGGttcttcttaatttctttactccaaagaaaaagagacttAAAAACAACATTGCATGTCTCATAAACTTGGGACAGGAGGAGATAAAGACCAGGCAGGACCGCTGTGCTGGCTGGGGATGGCTGCTGGCAAACCCTGCTTACAAACATGCTTGTGTCGGTAGTAATTAACAGTTGTGTGGCTCCAACAAGTCCCTTGTCCTGATGGAAAGAAGCCTCGCAGTTACTGTCTGTTGCCAACAACAGGCAAAGGACATCAGCAGGTTTCATATtcctgctaaaaaaaaaaaaaaaaaagttattttttcccctttctgcatTGGAACCAACACATTTGTTTCCTGTGGATTATGCCAAAGACCCATCACCAGCCAGTTCGTGTTATAGATGGACAAATGAAATGCTGGCTATGGAGACATTTGGTTCACCAGCTTAACCCATCAAAAGTTGCTGTGAATTCTGAAAGAGTTTGCTctcagctcctgctttctttgGATACTTGTAGAGTGTTTTTCCCAGAGATCTCATGAGTGTTTTGTTTCCCACAACACATGTAGATGGGATTGACAGCGAGCTATTCCGAGCGTTCCTGGGGGTTTATAGCCAGCCACAACTATGCCGAAGTCTCCAGTGCAGCCTGGCATGCATGTGCTGTCCCTGCAATCCCCCCGGGACTCACTGCTCAAGCCCTTTGCAGGCCTTGGGGATTTGTTCCCCTCCACAACTGTTTTTAGCTTTACAGGCAGTGGCCCAGGAATGTACAATGAAGCTCCACCGCTGCCAAAACCCAAATCAGGAGCCCTGCGTATGTAGTGATGGGCAGAGAAGTTTCTCGctgataaataaatagattaaagTTGGAATGCCCACCTCTCATCTTCTTCTTAATCACATCTCCTGTTGAGGGTGGTGAATCTGATCCCCCTGCACCCCACCGTAAGGTCTTTCTGGTGGGACCTTGGCACCCAGTCCTTGAAAATAGTAAAATGAAGAGGGGAATGTTAATAGTGCTGATTGATGTAGTGTTCAACTGTGAAGTGCTGATTTAAAGGCAGGGTTGTTCTTCCATgtctttctgaatttcttctaGCAAACTGTAACTGGGTTAATCCTTGGACATTCTACTGTACCACCTGATGATGCATCTATTTCTGTATTGGATTTCCTGTTCCTGTCAAAACCCCCTTTGAGTGCTGAGATACTTTCATTCCCTACATTTAAATCAATATCTATGGACCAAGTCTTAAATTTATTCCAACTAGATCAAACTGGACTTCTTTAGGAAATCAGTCAGAGAGATTCTGATGTAGTAGTAGACAGTGGCTGAGCATAATTCTGCAATtaagtagtttttgtttgtttgttttaatgtttttgtttgcttgtttgttttccctgaacATTGGATAAATTCTTTAATTATCAACCTATCTTGGTCTTTATTTGCCAAAGGGCCAGGCAGATATCTGCCCTGCCTCTTTCAAAGGCTGGGCAATCAGAAGACAAATTTAGAACCAGAATGGTGGCAACAGATTTTGGGAAAGGTAACGAAATCCTGCCCTGATGTGTGGTTTTGTAGAGATCTGGAGTAGCTGAGTGTTTATTCTCAGAGTTGCAATAGGTGGAATACAGAATTAGCAACTCCATATGTTGTAGCTGTTAGGTCCAGACCTCTTTGTTCCCTGTTTCTAAACATGAAATACTGATGAGTGGGCAATACTTTTGTTTCATAGCCAGCCCCTGTGAAAAAGAAGCGTCCTCCAGTGAAGGAAGAAGATCTCAAAGGAGCTAGAGGAAATCTTTCCAAAAACCAGGAAATTAAATCTAAAACCTACCAAGTCATGAAGCAGTGTGGTAAGTCTCTTCTCCTCGATGGAAATAGTAAGAAACCTTACAAAGTAAAGCATGGAGTTAATTGTTATCTTCAGTGAAGGAGTGCacctcagaaagagcagcaggCAATGCTGTCACATCCCCTGGCCTGGCTGCATAGAATCCTTGAATCCATCATCTTGTTGGCACCCCCATAGGTATCAACAGGGCTCTGCTTCAAGTGATTTATTTCCTCCCTGTCTGGACAAAGTAGGAGGGAGAGCTCTGACTTTGCCTTCTGAGCCAGAGTTCAAAACAAATCCTGGTCCCGCAGTCAGAGTGGTAACCAAAGTTGAAGACCTGGATGTTTGGGCATAGACTAGGGCCTCTAAAGCGTACAAAATTGATGTTTGAGATGAAACACGTACTGGGGGGAATAAAGGGCAGAAGGTGAGAGAGAAGAGAGTAGGTGCTTGCACTGAATGCTCCTGgtgctttgttgtttgtttgtttgtttgttttgtttctttgttttttggctttttcatCAATAGTGGGAGggtacaaagaaaaatgatgaatttcAACCCCTTTTCAGGGTGATATCCTGAACCTCACAGTGTGTTTTTAAGCACCTCAAGGAACTTGGGCTGGTCAATGTTGACGACCACCTACAGATGCTGGAAGCTGCCCTGTGCTTGAAATGAGAGTGCTGTGTTTTACTGTCTGGGAAGTTGATGGACTGATGAAATATTTATCAAATGCTTATATGTTTTAGCTGCAGTAACACCAATGCTAACTGATTCACTGATTGCCTcctcttctgatttttgtttgtttgtttgtttgtttgttttttccaagaacaaatgggctctgcagcacctTCCATATTCAGCCGAGATCGGACAGGAGGTGAAACAGTCTTTGAGAAACCTAAAGATGAACCAGCCAAAAGCGTCTTTGGTTGACAGCTGAGCTGAAAGTGATTGTTGAGATGATTGTTGTAATATTTTCCCAATTTTCTACCCCTTACACTAACCTCACTGTAGACCTAAATAGCTTATTTTTACCTTAAGCCATTAAAAATTGAATGGACTCATATCAAAGGGTacaacttctgttttattttttattaagtgCATTCTTTGTGTTGAATGGTGTTTGCTATAATGGTTTAATTGAAAAAATGGTTGTTGGACACTGCTTGGCTTACTGTAGTGACCAATTTTAACTCAGACTTAGATTAATTCTGTGGGCTTTTTGCCATCACTAGCTATGATCTAAATGTCAAAAGCAATGAATAAATATTCAGATGACACCATTTTAGTGTCTGTGCAATTTCTTCACACTGCTTTTACAGAAAGGGACGTAAGGAGCTGGCTGAATGGGCATTGCAGAATCATTGAAATGAGTTCTGGCCACGGCAGCACCCCAGGGAAGCCTCCTGGTGCTGGGGTAGGTGGCAGCTCCCTCATGGCCTCCTCAGGGCAGCACTTCAATCATTCCCTGATGGTGAGAGAAGATGGCGGGCAGTGCCTCAATCATTCCCTGATGGTGAGAGAAGATGGCGGGCAGTGCCTCAATCACTTCCTCACAGTGAGAGAAGATGGTGGGCAGCGCCTCAATCGTTCCTTCATGGTGAGAGAAGATGGCGGGCAGCGCCTCAGTCGTTCCCTCATGGTGAGAAGATGGCAGGCAGTGCCTCAATCATTCCCTCATGGTGAGAGAAGATGGCGGGCAGTGCTTCAGTCATTCCTTGATGGTGAGAGAAGATGGCGGGCAGCACTTCAATCGTTCCCTCACAGTGAGAGAAGATAGCGGGCAGCACCTCAATCCTTCCCTCACAGTGAGAAGATCGCGGGTAGTGCCTCAATCGTTCCCTCATGGTGAGAGAAGATGGCGGGCAGTGCCTCAATCATTCCCTCATGGTGAGAGAAGATGGTGGACAGTGCCGCAACTGTTTCCTCACACACAGCACTGCCGGGAGAGCAAATGGCAGGCTGTTGGTCTGCCTCAGTATGGAGTGATGACTTTCTGCCCATTCCCTgccatattttttcctcacgTCCTTAGGGTCTTGTCAGATAAAGACAAAAGTTGGGCCACAGACACATCATGTCCCAAACAACTCCTCGCTGAGTCAAAGTGTGTTTTCAACTCTATTTGTTTAAATCTTGATTTATGGCATTAAAcatcaaggcttttttttttttttttttttttcctgaggtgtTAAATCGTAGTATTTTGGACCTGTGGTCTAAAACATGGATAATCACCTCTTTTGGTGGTGCCTATTCCCTGGCAGCGTGCCTGAGGGTGATCAGGGAGGTAAGTCCCACCTTTATTTAacaacagttttaattttttgcagGCCATTTAAGAAGTGAAAGTGGTATTCAAGGTCTCTGTGTGAGTGAGcgctgtgaagaaaattatctttgcttttttttgtgtcaTGAACAGTGGATAAAATGTGCTGATGCCCACAGAACTCAAGGAGAGGCTGTGGCATGGGACACTTGTCACTGCACTGAATAGCAAATCCTTTGGTTTCAATTGATGgtttccttaagaaaaataaagatgctgttgctgcttttaagaaacacacattttataaacatgtttataatgtgttttgtttacAAATGTTATGGACAAGGTTAGTGCAAGTGTCACAGAATTAACCACTTACCTgtgtgcagcagctgtgctgtgcatttagtaaaaaaaagcattactcttttctcctcttcccagctccttcaCTGCCTATTCATGTTTTCCAGGGGCAAACCCAGCCAACAGTTTAAAACTCCAAAGAGTTTTGAAAGAGCCTTATTTAGCCTATTTTTCAATTTCAGGGATTATTATCTGCAGCTGAGGCActgcttcctctctgctgttCACCGCTCTTCCTCAAGAGTGGCAGCACAGCCTCTTCCTCTCTGAAGGACCAAggttcaagaattaaaatactgaagaaaaaagctcTCACTCCAATATTGCCAGAACTGTCCCTGCATCAGGTTTAACTACACCTCCTTAATTAAGCTGTGAGGAAGAAGTGGCAGGAGGTTGTTTattaattagaaaagaaaatggagaaggaCAACTGGGGCTAAATTGTGttcacactttctttttatgctGCAAGTGATTGAATATTGCAGATTTGCTTGGAAGCGGCGAAaccagagaggaagaggaagggtgCTGTATTTCAGATCCATCTTTGGGTATGTCAGTGCTGATTTGAGAAGCACGCAGACCTTTGCCTTCTGCAGACACACAGCACAAATGCGACAGGGAAGCAAGACAAGTTATCTATCTGGAAAGTGGGGTTTTGCTAAGAGCTTTGCTTCCATAATGTCTTCAGGTTCAACTATTTGTGATGGTTCACAGTGTGACACTAAGTGCTCGGGTTCAGGAatctctttttcatgttttctcttgAAAGAGGGATTTCATCTAAAAAGATATGCATTGGAGGTAAATGTGTGTCCCTGGGACAAAACTGCTCCCCACTTGTGACTGCAGGGTGTGTGCTCTCCCTTATGAACTGAAGCAATCCTGTGCTGGAAGTTactggtggctgctgcaggactgGAGCTGTTTGTAGGTGAGAGAAACAATCATAAAAGCTGTCTGGAGAAATGCtgtcatctttttcttcatccCCATGTATGTAATACATCCAGCCATGGGAAATGTggtttattcctttttttccttcattttcatagAGGAATAGTGACAGGGAAGTGTCTGGCTGCCTCCAGAAAGTGAGTTTTCATGTCCTCTTGCACTCAAAAGTATCTCCTGTTGTCTTGATGGCTTCAAATCTTTCCTCCAAGGATCTGAAGTCATTTCACACCATGTTCATTCCTCAGAGTAAGGAACACCGAGCGCTGCAGAATCAGACCTGTGCCCAGCACACCACCAGTATCAGCAAGGATGGCTGCCATTAGGATTCATACAGAATCAGTAGGATGCCCGTATTGAAAACATCTCAGGATGCCTAAATCTGTGCAGCTCAAGCAGCTGTTCAACATTCATGTGTTTGTATATAGGGGCATTAGAAAAGCAATGACAGATCCACTTAATTACAGCTAAACCTTTGGCTCTTAGGCCACTAAGTATAATATTCTACACATTTTAAGGGCTTAAAGCATTACACAAGTTAAAGAAGTTaatcaaatgtaatttttctctctaaaaatatacacatttaCATGCCTTGCTATAAATGATACTATATTTACAAGTAGCATACTTTGCCTGGAAGTAGCAaagtggttgttgttgttgcttttttaaatttatttaaagcagGAGCCTTTTAGGACCAGGCTGTGCTCGACAGACTCTTTTATGATGAACTTGAAAATTACTGCTGAAGTAGTAAATTAATGAGCCCTCCATTAGCAGTTTCTTCCCAAAAGGTCACTGGAAGCCTACTCTCCGTGTAGGAGAGTAATGGCATCACCTACTATGAAGTTGTAAATGGAAAAAGGCTGTCAAAAAGCAATATGAAaaggtgtttgttgttgttttgttgttgtttgtttttgtgtgtgtgtgtggaagggTTGCAGGTCCAGTGGAGAAAGGGTTATTGGCCATCCTGAAGTTGTCAATATGCGGCAGATAGGCAGGGAAATCATGTTGGTGTGGGTAGGATCCAGCCTTCACCAGcttgtggctgcaggcagagtgGTCTTTCCAGAACACATGTCCCCACAGTGCCAGCCGATAGCATATTAACATATCTGTATTTAGATGTTCATAAAATCCGTACTGGAACCAAGGCCTGTGCATGCCTAAGAGTTCATCTGAGCTCCAGCGGGATGTGATTTTTCCTCTCCTGGTGTTATTTCaagatttcagaatattttgttgtCTTGCACAGGGctatgaatgaataaataaagccCTCGTAAaggatacggttggccttctgggctgcaagcacccactgttggctcatgtccagcttctcatccaccacaacccccaagtccttctctgcagggctgctctcaaagAGCTCTTCCCCCAGTCtgtcctgtctgggattgccccgacccaggtgcagcaccctgcacttggacttgaa
It contains:
- the LOC137862766 gene encoding musculoskeletal embryonic nuclear protein 1 isoform X1 — encoded protein: MSQPAPVKKKRPPVKEEDLKGARGNLSKNQEIKSKTYQVMKQCEQMGSAAPSIFSRDRTGGETVFEKPKDEPAKSVFG